A window of the Salvelinus alpinus chromosome 3, SLU_Salpinus.1, whole genome shotgun sequence genome harbors these coding sequences:
- the itga3b gene encoding integrin alpha-3b: MAPSLYLHGALAVFCVTLTCNGFNIDSRFPVIKEGKTKGSFFGFAVALHKQTEGSTKYLLLSGAPKEKALALRNVNETGAIYSCPVTTELNDCERMDLVSSTDSSEMVEGMWLGVTVASQRDLPGGRVLACGHRYVKVVQGGAEEQRRMVGKCYVRGNDLTFDPNDEWQAYSYEVCNPNFDMELEGLCNMGISGGMTDTDVYIGSVGSYVWQGNVHVTWRDPDPGNSWDSSDKDFGQLNRRYSYMGYSVNEDKKLLSQDYFTVVTGSPRDESKGSVMLAKKGNTALVIEFIIPGEQVGSYFGNSLAVTDLNNDNWNDLIVGAPFYFDRQKDEGGAVYVFMNENGSFQKTPSMVLKGPTASGFGFAVAAIGDVNQDGFQDFAVGAPFHETGNVYIWMGSKKGISEEPSQVIEGKSVGSGGFQTFGYSISGGMDMDENSYPDLLVGSLDDRIALLRARPVIHLSKNFTVLPKIVDPNLCPRGNKSCVTVTVCFSYTLSNGNKDFKKNIMVKYTVEADMHRRSPRVLFLVNKLATYTGLLTMPSPKTECQVLELRLEDPVRDKLEPVVFSLNVSLDEQKPKVRKALQNLDSYPVLSHKQKVTERKEINFQKECGSDNRCTSNLQLTATFANELLKPYPSQGNRQLLQYSNNVKKVVLLVEITNVPGPGKVAEDAHQAMLNISTPSTLRYSGVRSHDTGVECRAGENVMCELGNPLRSNEKVSLQLIFETTGINLQTREIESQLLLSTLSEQNDLYPVSVVLLIETSIQTSFSVENPLVQTYFSGEVMGESAMNTTSDVGSLVEYTFKVSVEGEPLGALGTLAVEFEWPFEVTSGKWLLYLTEIVTKGTTETHCVPPGDIINLLNLTLSKNRSKRPKRAVEGEHPRIIEPQAVLTVLTPRKETYLLDCSKWTARCVTFTCPLINMSTSAKIIVRSRVWNSTMLEDYKNALRIKVRGQATLKLVTDNPTIKMENETREFIVDIDPVLGVETPYEVPLWIIIVAVVAGILLLGVISIILWKCGFFRRASRREMYEAKGQKAEMKSQPSETERLTEDY, translated from the exons TCTCCTGTCAGGAGCACCCAAGGAGAAAGCCCTGGCTCTGAGGAACGTCAATGAGACGGGCGCCATCTACTCCTGTCCTGTCACCACAGAGCTTAACGACTGTGAAAGGATGGACTTGGTCAGCTCCA CGGACTCGTCTGAGATGGTGGAGGGGATGTGGCTGGGAGTGACTGTGGCCAGCCAGAGAGACCTGCCAGGGGGTCGAGTGCTG GCTTGCGGGCACCGCTACGTGAAGGTGGTGCAGGGGGGCGCGGAGGAGCAGCGGCGGATGGTGGGGAAGTGCTACGTCAGGGGCAATGACCTGACCTTCGACCCCAACGACGAGTGGCAGGCCTACAGCTACGAGGTGTGCAACCCCAACTTCGACATGGAGCTGGAGGGCTTGTGCAACATGGGCATCTCGGGGGGCATGACCGACACGGACGTCTACATCGGCTCTGTGGGCAGCTACGTGTGGCAAG GCAACGTTCACGTAACGTGGAGAGACCCTGATCCAGGAAACTCGTGGGACTCAAGTGACAAAGACTTTGGGCAACTGAACAGACGATACAGCTACATGG GTTACTCTGTCAATGAGGACAAGAAGCTGCTGAGTCAAGACTACTTCACGGTAGTGACGGGGTCTCCCAGAGATGAATCCAAGGGCTCAGTGATGTTGGCTAAGAAGGGCAACACAGCGCTGGTGATCGAGTTCATCATCCCAGGAGAACAAGTGGGCTCGTACTTTGGGAACAGCCTAGCTGTCACCGACCTCAACAATGACAA CTGGAATGACCTGATCGTAGGTGCCCCATTCTACTTTGACCGTCAGAAGGATGAGGGAGGAGCGGTGTACGTCTTCATGAATGAGAACGGCTCTTTCCAGAAGACGCCTAGCATGGTACTGAAGGGTCCTACGGCATCTGGTTTTGGATTCGCCGTGGCAGCCATTGGCGACGTCAACCAAGATGGATTCCAAG ACTTTGCAGTAGGAGCCCCATTCCATGAGACTGGGAATGTCTACATCTGGATGGGAAGCAAGAAGGGAATCTCTGAGGAGCCTAGTCAG GTTATTGAGGGGAAGTCAGTGGGTAGTGGTGGGTTCCAGACCTTTGGCTATTCCATCAGTGGAGGTATGGACATGGATGAGAACAGTTACCCTGACCTCCTGGTTGGTTCTCTGGATGACCGCATCGCTCTGCTCAG GGCTCGTCCAGTTATCCATCTCTCTAAGAACTTCACCGTGCTGCCAAAGATTGTGGACCCTAACCTTTGTCCCCGTGGAAACAAATCCTG TGTGACTGTGACAGTGTGTTTCTCCTACACACTCAGCAATGGAAACAAAGATTTCAAGAAAAACATCA TGGTGAAGTACACAGTGGAAGCCGACATGCATCGCCGGAGCCCTCGAGTTCTCTTCCTTGTCAATAAGCTTGCCACCTACACAGGCCTCCTTACTATGCCATCTCCCAAGACCGAGTGTCAGGTGCTGGAGCTCAGACTAGAG GATCCTGTGAGGGACAAACTGGAGCCGGTGGTTTTCTCCCTCAACGTGTCCCTGGATGAGCAGAAACCCAAAGTTAGAAAGGCCCTGCAGAACCTGGACTCCTACCCTGTACTGAGCCACAAACAGAAAGTGACTGAGAGGAAAGAG ATCAACTTCCAGAAGGAGTGTGGCTCAGACAACAGGTGCACCAGTAACCTGCAGCTAACAGCTACGTTTGCTAACGAGTTACTGAAGCCTTACCCCAG TCAGGGGAACCGCCAATTGCTGCAGTACAGCAATAACGTGAAAAAGGTGGTGCTACTTGTGGAGATAACTAACGTGCCAGGCCCTGGGAAGGTAGCTGAGGACGCCCACCAGGCCATGCTCAacatctccaccccctccacGCTCCGTTACTCTGGCGTGCGCTCCCAT GATACTGGTGTAGAATGCCGTGCTGGAGAGAATGTTATGTGTGAGCTGGGGAATCCACTGAGGAGCAATGAGAAG GTCTCTCTGCAGCTCATCTTTGAAACAACCGGGATCAACCTCCAAACCAGGGAGATTGAGTCTCAGTTGCTGTTGTCCAC GTTGAGTGAGCAGAATGACCTGTACCCTGTGTCTGTGGTCCTGTTGATAGAGACCTCCATCCAGACCTCCTTCTCCGT AGAGAATCCCCTGGTCCAGACCTACTTCAGCGGGGAGGTGATGGGAGAATCAGCTATGAACACCACCAGTGACGTGGGCAGTCTTGTGGAATACACCTTCAAG GTGTCAGTAGAGGGAGAGCCTCTGGGGGCGCTGGGGACCCTGGCCGTAGAGTTTGAGTGGCCCTTCGAGGTGACCAGTGGGAAGTGGCTTCTCTACCTGACTGAGATCGTCACCAAGGGGACAACTGAGACCCACTGTGTCCCTCCAGGGGACATCATCAATCTTCTCAACCTCACA ttgTCCAAGAACAGGAGCAAACGTCCCAAGCGAGCGGTGGAGGGCGAACACCCTCGCATCATCGAGCCGCAGGCGGTCCTTACCGTGCTGACTCCTCGTAAAGAGACCTACCTACTG GATTGTTCGAAGTGGACGGCCCGCTGTGTGACGTTCACCTGTCCCTTGATCAACATGTCTACCTCTGCCAAGATCATTGTGAGGTCACGGGTGTGGAACAGCACTATGCTAGAG GACTATAAAAATGCTTTGAGGATTAAGGTTAGAGGTCAGGCCACACTGAAACTTGTGACGGACAACCCCACCATCAAGATGGAAAATGAGACCAGAGAG TTCATAGTGGACATTGACCCAGTCCTTGGGGTGGAAACACCTTATGAGGTTCCCCTGTGGATCATCATCGTTGCCGTGGTAGCAGGAATCCTGCTGTTAGGAGTCATCAGCATCATACTATGGAAG TGTGGCTTCTTCAGGAGGGCCAGCAGGAGGGAGATGTACGAGGCCAAAGGCCAGAAGGCTGAGATGAAGAGCCAGCCCTCAGAGACGGAGAGGCTGACTGAGGactactga